In one window of Clarias gariepinus isolate MV-2021 ecotype Netherlands chromosome 10, CGAR_prim_01v2, whole genome shotgun sequence DNA:
- the cxcl14 gene encoding C-X-C motif chemokine 14: protein MKRCTAALLLLLIAVCSLSTEAYKCRCTRKGPKIRYKDVQKLEIKPKHPFCQEKMIFVTMENVSRFKGQEYCLHPRLQSTRNLVKWFKIMKDKHRVYEA from the exons ATGAAGCGCTGCACGGCCGCCTTACTGCTGCTGCTCATCGCAGTTTGTTCACTGAGCACAGAAG CATACAAATGCAGATGCACCAGGAAAGGCCCCAAGATACGATACAAGGACGTGCAAAAACTTGAAATCAAGCCTAAACATCCTTTCTGCCAGGAGAAGATGATATT CGTCACCATGGAGAATGTGTCCCGTTTCAAAGGTCAGGAGTACTGCCTGCACCCCAGACTACAGAGCACCAGGAACCTGGTCAAGTGGTTTAAGATCATGAAGGACAAGCACAG GGTGTACGAGGCCTAA